One window from the genome of Saccharomyces mikatae IFO 1815 strain IFO1815 genome assembly, chromosome: 2 encodes:
- the MRPL37 gene encoding mitochondrial 54S ribosomal protein mL54 (similar to Saccharomyces cerevisiae MRPL37 (YBR268W); ancestral locus Anc_1.318) translates to MLARSLGYRFISTSRVLFNKPAVKSVVSSCPAGTSLNLNIWKSGKDAVALEDKEYPNWLWGILNNEQTVEHTTKDPEGEALLKRRKNIRKANRQRIKQNNFLSQL, encoded by the coding sequence ATGTTGGCACGCAGTTTGGGATACAGATTCATATCGACCAGTCGTGTTCTATTCAATAAGCCTGCAGTTAAATCAGTGGTGTCATCATGTCCTGCGGGAACATCACTAAATTTAAACATATGGAAAAGCGGTAAGGACGCAGTGGCACTGGAAGACAAGGAATATCCAAACTGGTTATGGGGGATATTGAATAATGAGCAGACCGTTGAGCATACAACAAAAGATCCGGAGGGTGAGGCTTtattaaaaagaagaaagaacatCAGGAAGGCCAACAGACAGCGAATCAAACAGAACAATTTCCTAAGCCAGCTCTGA
- the BIT2 gene encoding Bit2p (similar to Saccharomyces cerevisiae BIT2 (YBR270C) and BIT61 (YJL058C); ancestral locus Anc_1.323) gives MEINLNRKRSATSGALGITDPNIKPTNRKPARVYSISSDIVPQALTHPDEDVHLRISKSPQDTAPRWSQVGFQSIFHEGSNSRRSTDSIEEEYSQGTDNNNSHSERGSPSSNRVDGTNTSNDSLFSSTSRGNKRRLSMFTNSKENMRNRSRSGSRNPSVVINGASSSSVSRSGSKLFHTKSNKSANSLQSSMSTGHAHSNKGNNVFSKMAKKLLPYKSHNSVGKDDIEPVVPSSFSKFLHSSYGKHRSPVQFIHSSTGGLIDSGRSVYSFNPSINNNPNETALTLIQDDTFDATNVSLLHDLLKNLPSLIANYKSFTVQELYVLEGNIWGIYCSIVVELFKNKRVWQLPAKIEDIDRLLEFYITLKTQTKAAVTHSKFLTEIEEFITTSLYILENQIVFNYANEDTINTALKRVGIIWKVFFQQVYYDIMAVLLPFEESFQRDRNYWLDGYLPETSRYTPSTDLLLLKCFRDSIILPYYESFLHTNDGASKSFQRYIFNEEEQSGVTEEDKLTLLQCFGILSTIKGNSRNQKIIGELLEGIRMSI, from the coding sequence GCATCCCGATGAAGATGTGCACCTTAGAATATCCAAATCACCTCAAGATACTGCTCCCAGATGGTCACAAGTGGGATTTCAATCTATTTTTCATGAGGGCTCAAATTCAAGACGTTCGACGGATTCGATTGAAGAAGAGTATAGTCAAGGCACAGACAATAACAATAGCCACTCAGAAAGAGGCTCACCAAGTAGTAACCGAGTGGACGGAACCAACACGTCTAACGAtagtttgttttcttctaccTCAAGAGGCAATAAGAGGCGGCTCTCCATGTTTACCAATTCAAAGGAGAATATGAGAAACAGAAGCAGGAGCGGGTCAAGGAACCCCAGCGTTGTTATTAACGGTGCGAGTAGTAGCAGCGTAAGTAGGAGTGGCTCAAAATTGTTTCATACAAAATCTAATAAAAGTGCAAACAGCTTGCAGTCTTCGATGTCGACAGGGCACGCTCATTCAAACAAGGGCAACAATGTCTTTAGTAAGATGGCAAAGAAGCTTTTACCCTATAAGTCGCATAACTCTGTAGGAAAGGATGACATTGAACCAGTAGTTCCCAGCTCGTTTAGTAAATTCCTGCACTCTTCATACGGTAAACATAGATCACCAGTACAGTTTATTCATAGTTCTACTGGAGGCCTTATTGACTCTGGAAGATCAGTATATTCTTTTAACCCTAGTATTAACAACAATCCAAATGAGACCGCTCTGACGCTGATCCAAGACGACACTTTTGATGCGACCAACGTTTCTTTATTACATGATCTCCTAAAAAATTTGCCCTCGTTGATAGCAAATTATAAGAGCTTCACTGTACAGGAACTATATGTTCTAGAGGGAAACATATGGGGTATATACTGCAGTATAGTCGTTGAGTTATTCAAGAACAAGAGGGTATGGCAGCTGCCagcaaaaattgaagacaTTGATCGATTACTAGAATTTTATATTACATTGAAGACACAAACCAAGGCTGCCGTTACACACTCCAAATTTTTGACcgaaattgaagaatttatcACTACCTCACTTTACATTCTAGAGAACCAAATTGTTTTTAATTATGCTAATGAAGACACCATAAACACagctttgaaaagagtCGGTATAATTTGGAAggtattttttcaacaggTTTATTATGATATAATGGCAGTATTGTTACCCTTTGAAGAAAGCTTCCAGAGAGATAGAAACTACTGGCTTGACGGGTATCTACCGGAAACTTCAAGGTATACGCCTTCAACCGATCTCTTATTATTGAAGTGTTTCAGAGACTCAATTATTCTTCCATATTACGAAAGCTTTTTACATACAAATGATGGTGCCAGTAAgagttttcaaagatatattttcaacGAGGAAGAACAGAGCGGTGTCACGGAGGAAGATAAACTGACATTACTTCAATGTTTTGGAATCTTGAGTACTATAAAAGGTAACAGcagaaatcaaaagattATTGGCGAGCTTCTTGAAGGTATACGCATGAGCATATAA
- the SDH8 gene encoding Sdh8p (similar to Saccharomyces cerevisiae FMP21 (YBR269C); ancestral locus Anc_1.320), whose protein sequence is MLGVVRNTCHRHPCKGALALLRGGSCNMLIRSITTERIPGPPKLPREEQEEFERLQKIATSQEAIDQYNARAMGDHTKESLNSPLLTKNDIGSFSPEFSKTIPEFEGDVNPKTGEIGGPKQDPLRHGDYSFNGRVTDF, encoded by the coding sequence ATGTTGGGCGTTGTCAGAAACACTTGTCACCGCCATCCTTGTAAAGGAGCCTTGGCGTTACTGCGTGGAGGCTCTTGTAACATGCTGATCCGAAGCATAACCACTGAAAGGATCCCTGGCCCTCCAAAGTTGCCAAGAGAAGAGCaggaagaatttgaaagacTGCAGAAAATCGCCACATCACAAGAGGCAATCGATCAGTACAATGCACGTGCCATGGGTGATCACACAAAGGAGAGTTTGAACTCGCCACTTTTGACCAAAAACGACATTGGTTCATTCTCACCAGAATTTTCGAAGACCATACCAGAATTTGAAGGCGATGTTAACCCCAAAACTGGTGAAATCGGGGGACCCAAGCAGGATCCATTGAGACATGGCGATTATTCGTTTAATGGAAGGGTCACAGATTTCTAG